In Indicator indicator isolate 239-I01 chromosome 20, UM_Iind_1.1, whole genome shotgun sequence, a genomic segment contains:
- the MYD88 gene encoding myeloid differentiation primary response protein MyD88 has product MATVPAGPDPGPRSGPGSVAVSSPLDLHAVPMVALNYGVRRRLGLYLNPRAAAAADWTALAEQMGCDYLEIRRLEAQPDPTAALLEDWQCRCPGGATVGHLLDLLRRLGRHDVLLDLADSVEEDCKKYLQRKQERAEQPLQVPAVDSSVPKTSELRGITTRDDPYGNGTEMFDAFICYCQKDLQFVQEMIRELEQTEFKLKLCVFDRDVLPGTCVWSISGELIERRCRRMVVVISDDYLESDECDFQTKFALSLSPGARLKRLIPVKCKTMKNEFPSILRFITICDYTNPCTKKWFWTRLAKSLLLP; this is encoded by the exons ATGGCCACGGTGCCGGCGGGCCCCGATCCCGGCCCCAGGTCCGGTCCCGGCTCTGTCGCCGTCTCGTCGCCGCTTGACCTCCACGCCGTGCCCATGGTAGCGCTGAACTACGGCGTGCGGCGCCGGCTCGGCCTCTATCTCAACCCacgggcggcggcggccgccGACTGGACGGCGCTGGCGGAGCAGATGGGCTGCGATTACCTGGAGATCCGGCGGCTGGAGGCGCAGCCCGACCCTACCGCCGCCCTTCTGGAGGACTGGCAGTGCCGCTGCCCCGGCGGAGCCACCGTCGGCCACCTCCTCGACCTCCTTCGCCGCTTGGGCCGCCACGACGTCCTTCTCGACCTGGCCGACAGCGTGG AAGAGGACTGCAAGAAGTACCTGCAGAGGAAGCAGGAGCGGGCTGAGCAGCCGCTCCAAGTGCCTGCAGTGGACAGCAGCGTGCCAAAGACATCAGAACTGAGGGGCATCACTACCAGGGATGATCCCTATG GGAATGGAACAGAGATGTTTGACGCCTTCATCTGCTACTGTCAAAAAGACCTCCAGTTTGTCCAGGagatgatcagggagctggaacaAACAGAGTTCAAACTGAAGCTGTGTGTATTTGATCGGGATGTCTTGCCAGGAACGTGCGTGTGGTCCATCAGCGGAGAACTTATCGAAAGGAG GTGTCGGAGGATGGTGGTTGTCATTTCAGATGATTATCTGGAAAGTGATGAATGTGATTTTCAGACCAAATTTGCTCTTAGTCTTTCCCCAG GTGCTCGTCTCAAACGGCTGATTCCAGTCAAGTGCAAAACCATGAAGAACGAGTTTCCAAGTATCCTGAGGTTCATCACCATCTGTGATTACACCAACCCTTGCACCAAAAAGTGGTTCTGGACCAGACTGGCAAAATCCCTCCTGCTGCCGTGA